In Lycium ferocissimum isolate CSIRO_LF1 chromosome 11, AGI_CSIRO_Lferr_CH_V1, whole genome shotgun sequence, a single genomic region encodes these proteins:
- the LOC132037496 gene encoding omega-amidase, chloroplastic-like isoform X1, giving the protein MKAIVITRPPPSSSSTCFLHSTNSTLSFKFLSNSSNLDNKRNLAKSLHSATMESGSVLKAEEARVPAALPLPTSPVTKFKIALCQLSVTTYKERNIAHAQQSIEDAADKGAQLILLPEIWNGPYSNDSFPVYAEDIDAGGDASPSTRMLSEVSRSRKVTIIGGSIPERSDDKLYNSCCVFGTDGKLLAKHRKIHLFDIDIPGKMTFKESRTLTAGARPTIVDTEVGRIGIGICYDIRFQELAAIYAARGAHLLCYPGAFNMTTGPLHWELLQRARAADCQLYVATCSPARDSGSSYVAWGHSTLVGPFGEVLVTTEHEETTLIAEIDYSVIEQRR; this is encoded by the exons ATGAAGGCCATAGTGATCACAAGACCaccaccttcttcttcttcaacgtGCTTTCTTCACAGTACCAACTCCACTCTCTCTTTCAAATTTCTCTCAAATTCAAGCAATTTGGACAATAAGAGAAATTTGGCCAAGTCTTTGCATTCTGCAACTATGGAAAGTGGTTCCGTCTTGAAGGCTGAGGAAGCTAGGGTTCCTGCAGCACTTCCTTTGCCTACTTCACCTGTAACCAAG TTCAAGATTGCTCTTTGCCAATTATCTGTAACTACCTACAAGGAGAGAAACATTGCTCATGCTCAGCAGTCAATAGAAGATGCTGCAGACAAGGGTGCTCAGCTTATTCTTCTCCCT GAAATATGGAATGGTCCATATTCCAACGACAGTTTTCCAGTATATGCAGAGGACATTGATGCTGGTGGAGATGCGTCTCCTTCAACTAGGATGTTATCTGAAGTTTCTCGGAGTCGAAAAGTTACAATTATTGGTGGCTCTATACCTGAACGCAGTGATGATAAATTATATAACAGTTGTTGTGTCTTTGGCACAGATGGAAAGCTTTTAGCCAAGCATAGGAAG ATACATCTCTTTGACATTGACATTCCAGGGAAGATGACTTTCAAAGAATCAAGGACCCTAACAGCTGGAGCGAGACCTACTATTGTAGACACAG AGGTTGGCCGTATTGGTATTGGTATATGCTATGACATTCGCTTCCAAGAACTAGCGGCTATCTATGCTGCAAGAG GTGCTCATCTGCTTTGTTATCCTGGCGCCTTTAACATGACCACTGGACCACTGCATTGGGAGTTGTTGCAACGGGCAAG GGCTGCAGATTGCCAG TTGTATGTAGCAACGTGTTCGCCCGCCAGAGACAGTGGTTCTAGTTATGTAGCTTGGGGACACTCCACTCTTGTTGGACCC TTTGGAGAAGTGCTCGTGACAACAGAACATGAGGAGACTACACTAATAGCAGAGATTGATTATTCAGTAATTGAGCAGAGAAGGTGA
- the LOC132037496 gene encoding omega-amidase, chloroplastic-like isoform X2 yields MKAIVITRPPPSSSSTCFLHSTNSTLSFKFLSNSSNLDNKRNLAKSLHSATMESGSVLKAEEARVPAALPLPTSPVTKFKIALCQLSVTTYKERNIAHAQQSIEDAADKGAQLILLPEIWNGPYSNDSFPVYAEDIDAGGDASPSTRMLSEVSRSRKVTIIGGSIPERSDDKLYNSCCVFGTDGKLLAKHRKIHLFDIDIPGKMTFKESRTLTAGARPTIVDTEVGRIGIGICYDIRFQELAAIYAARGAHLLCYPGAFNMTTGPLHWELLQRARAADCQLYVATCSPARDSGSSYVAWGHSTLVGPVSI; encoded by the exons ATGAAGGCCATAGTGATCACAAGACCaccaccttcttcttcttcaacgtGCTTTCTTCACAGTACCAACTCCACTCTCTCTTTCAAATTTCTCTCAAATTCAAGCAATTTGGACAATAAGAGAAATTTGGCCAAGTCTTTGCATTCTGCAACTATGGAAAGTGGTTCCGTCTTGAAGGCTGAGGAAGCTAGGGTTCCTGCAGCACTTCCTTTGCCTACTTCACCTGTAACCAAG TTCAAGATTGCTCTTTGCCAATTATCTGTAACTACCTACAAGGAGAGAAACATTGCTCATGCTCAGCAGTCAATAGAAGATGCTGCAGACAAGGGTGCTCAGCTTATTCTTCTCCCT GAAATATGGAATGGTCCATATTCCAACGACAGTTTTCCAGTATATGCAGAGGACATTGATGCTGGTGGAGATGCGTCTCCTTCAACTAGGATGTTATCTGAAGTTTCTCGGAGTCGAAAAGTTACAATTATTGGTGGCTCTATACCTGAACGCAGTGATGATAAATTATATAACAGTTGTTGTGTCTTTGGCACAGATGGAAAGCTTTTAGCCAAGCATAGGAAG ATACATCTCTTTGACATTGACATTCCAGGGAAGATGACTTTCAAAGAATCAAGGACCCTAACAGCTGGAGCGAGACCTACTATTGTAGACACAG AGGTTGGCCGTATTGGTATTGGTATATGCTATGACATTCGCTTCCAAGAACTAGCGGCTATCTATGCTGCAAGAG GTGCTCATCTGCTTTGTTATCCTGGCGCCTTTAACATGACCACTGGACCACTGCATTGGGAGTTGTTGCAACGGGCAAG GGCTGCAGATTGCCAG TTGTATGTAGCAACGTGTTCGCCCGCCAGAGACAGTGGTTCTAGTTATGTAGCTTGGGGACACTCCACTCTTGTTGGACCCGTGAGTATTTGA
- the LOC132037494 gene encoding protein BIG GRAIN 1-like A yields the protein MSSWEKPIIRPQQRRKTPSFSSSLLEAIYHSIDESKEEEKRQEENQVPNKRNKAVEAEEEIVSLRRAILIEKWMESYKYTQSSGHFTSDSGSSTDSSMFSSSETESASRSTPKSSVFHTLPKPTRQVYDTLVPGRSEKIVTFSAETTPKCEGGRFMKTKSRALKIYGDLKKVKQPISPGGKIANFLNSIFNSRNMKKNHHHQGMEDWSSVRKSRSVNDSSTVTCSLTTRSSCLNKTPSSRGNKSKRSVRFCPVSVIVDEDCQPCGQKSIYKNEEPRMWQVPKAGSFRNFDGKHINKHHYRGFYQSEDDEEEEEEEEDDGRSCASSDLFELENIGMIGHVHATRDGLPVYGTTSFKMNQAIARGLVM from the coding sequence ATGTCTTCATGGGAAAAGCCAATAATACGACCTCAGCAAAGGCGGAAGACGCCatcattttcttcctctttgCTGGAAGCCATTTACCATTCCATTGATGaatcaaaagaagaagaaaagcgTCAAGAAGAGAACCAGGTTCCGAATAAAAGGAACAAAGCTGTGGAAGCCGAAGAAGAAATTGTCAGCCTTCGACGTGCAATCTTGATTgaaaaatggatggaaagttaCAAGTATACTCAAAGCTCAGGCCACTTTACTTCAGATTCAGGCTCATCAACAGACTCAAGCATGTTTTCGTCCTCAGAAACCGAATCCGCTTCAAGATCCACACCTAAATCATCAGTTTTTCACACATTGCCAAAACCAACCAGACAAGTTTATGACACACTTGTTCCAGGAAGGTCAGAAAAGATTGTTACATTCTCTGCAGAGACGACTCCAAAATGTGAAGGAGGAAGGTTCATGAAAACAAAATCAAGAGCCTTGAAGATTTATGGTGATTTGAAGAAGGTGAAACAACCTATTTCACCGGGTGGGAAAATCGCAAACTTCTTGAATTCGATATTCAATtcgagaaacatgaagaaaaatcACCATCATCAAGGTATGGAAGATTGGAGTTCAGTAAGGAAATCAAGGTCAGTGAATGACTCAAGTACTGTGACATGTTCATTGACTACAAGATCTTCTTGCTTGAACAAAACCCCTTCTTCAAGAGGTAATAAGTCGAAAAGGTCAGTTAGATTTTGCCCTGTCAGTGTaattgttgatgaagattgtcaACCATGTGGTCAAAAGAGCATCTACAAGAATGAAGAACCAAGAATGTGGCAAGTGCCAAAAGCAGGGAGCTTCAGAAACTTTGACGGAAAGCATATCAACAAGCATCATTACAGAGGATTTTACcaaagtgaagatgatgaagaggaagaagaagaagaagaagatgatggtAGGAGTTGTGCAAGTTCTGATCTGTTTGAACTTGAGAATATAGGCATGATTGGTCATGTTCATGCAACTAGAGATGGGTTGCCTGTATATGGAACCACTAGTTTTAAAATGAATCAAGCCATTGCTAGGGGTTTAGTTATGTGA